The following proteins are encoded in a genomic region of Halonatronomonas betaini:
- a CDS encoding TetR/AcrR family transcriptional regulator: MTINSDEEQGSNQMESKAVDPKKETITDGRKSRREQNKRKVLSTFLNLIAEKRTLPDTGEIASEAGVSRRSIFRYFNDLDELIEEAYHYKLDQIREKFPEPEVPIKTDNIEEVITRYVNHLSDIYEFTASIRNLLSERGMPLEVRERIETLKSQTLRDGLKKYFEIFLDDTDIESNFIYALESSLSPKNWDYLKGPCGLNIEQARQAWVEMLLRIFSKYKNK, translated from the coding sequence ATGACTATTAATTCTGATGAAGAACAGGGGAGTAATCAAATGGAGAGCAAAGCAGTTGATCCTAAGAAAGAGACAATCACAGATGGCCGCAAATCAAGACGGGAGCAGAATAAAAGAAAAGTCCTGTCAACCTTTTTAAATTTAATTGCTGAAAAAAGAACTCTGCCTGATACAGGAGAAATAGCAAGTGAAGCTGGCGTTTCAAGGAGATCAATATTTCGTTATTTTAATGACTTAGATGAATTAATCGAAGAAGCCTACCATTACAAGCTAGATCAAATCAGAGAAAAGTTTCCAGAGCCAGAAGTTCCAATAAAAACCGATAATATAGAGGAAGTAATAACCAGATACGTTAACCATTTAAGCGATATCTATGAATTCACCGCATCAATCAGAAATCTTCTCTCAGAAAGAGGAATGCCACTTGAAGTCAGGGAGCGAATCGAAACTTTAAAGAGCCAGACACTCAGAGATGGCTTAAAAAAATACTTTGAAATCTTTCTAGATGATACTGATATAGAATCCAACTTTATCTATGCCCTGGAATCTTCGTTATCACCAAAGAACTGGGATTATCTTAAGGGCCCCTGTGGGCTAAATATTGAACAGGCCAGACAGGCCTGGGTGGAGATGTTGCTAAGAATTTTTAGCAAATACAAAAATAAATAA
- a CDS encoding family 16 glycosylhydrolase, protein MRKFLFIIYILVIILVFTGCGSASSSDILRQDNLTDEYLSEDELAEIVRDNYNNGQREAICWSEFIASNHELGLGEVISDNVVEADDSMVLVSPENNFDGGQKRTVDRIGYGSYIANLKTDYAAGSYTAFFMYQGVAEKNDEIDIEIYNDGSRRVDFVIWKDGVRTNYVQRKLDFDPTADFNEYRIDYQPDYVAFFINGELMALFTDDIPGSEMYLLANHWWPEWLEPDEEHGESRNYLKQIEKLI, encoded by the coding sequence ATGAGGAAGTTTTTATTTATTATTTATATTTTAGTTATAATTTTAGTTTTTACAGGTTGTGGCTCAGCAAGTAGCTCAGATATTTTAAGGCAGGATAATCTGACCGATGAGTATCTCAGTGAAGATGAACTGGCTGAAATAGTCAGGGATAATTATAATAATGGCCAGAGAGAAGCTATCTGCTGGAGTGAATTTATTGCTTCAAATCATGAATTAGGGCTAGGAGAAGTAATTTCCGATAATGTAGTTGAAGCTGACGATAGTATGGTCTTAGTCTCCCCGGAGAATAACTTTGATGGTGGCCAGAAAAGAACTGTTGATAGAATAGGCTATGGCAGTTATATTGCCAATCTAAAGACAGATTATGCAGCCGGTTCCTATACAGCTTTCTTTATGTATCAGGGTGTAGCTGAAAAAAATGATGAAATTGATATTGAGATATATAATGATGGTTCCAGGCGGGTTGATTTTGTGATCTGGAAAGATGGAGTTAGGACTAACTATGTCCAGCGGAAGCTTGATTTTGACCCAACTGCTGATTTTAATGAATACAGAATAGATTATCAACCTGATTATGTAGCCTTTTTTATAAATGGAGAGCTAATGGCCTTATTTACTGATGATATTCCTGGAAGTGAGATGTATCTGCTTGCCAATCACTGGTGGCCAGAATGGCTTGAGCCTGATGAGGAGCATGGTGAGAGCAGAAATTATCTCAAGCAGATTGAGAAACTTATATAA
- a CDS encoding polysaccharide deacetylase family protein, producing MYIPSGLSSLYLMGRFAVVILIVGLVLAMGGSGADMPEQMVTFAFTDGDISVIETAHPILSRYDYRGDVYVATNSIGSPGKLTEEDLLDLYEAGWGVGSHGLVYQDLALLSDEEVLEQLQESKQILSEIVPEVYGSYLTHDNYTNHTLDLIAEVYPATVVSYWKAVNEIPMNAGDQHRVMALDINNLALNGVKAIINLMEEDQWIMLSLTGVGRNHNWSEEDFTELVDYIAERDFVAVNRPDAE from the coding sequence ATGTATATACCATCAGGTTTATCCAGTTTATATCTAATGGGAAGATTTGCTGTAGTGATTTTAATTGTAGGTCTAGTTTTAGCTATGGGTGGAAGTGGTGCTGACATGCCCGAGCAGATGGTAACCTTTGCATTTACTGATGGCGATATTTCCGTAATTGAAACTGCTCATCCGATTTTGAGTAGATATGATTATAGAGGTGATGTCTATGTTGCAACTAATAGTATTGGAAGCCCTGGTAAATTAACAGAAGAAGATTTACTTGATTTATATGAAGCTGGCTGGGGTGTTGGATCCCATGGCCTTGTTTATCAGGATCTAGCCCTCCTTAGTGATGAAGAGGTTTTAGAACAACTCCAAGAGTCAAAACAGATTTTATCTGAAATAGTTCCAGAAGTTTATGGATCTTATCTAACCCATGATAATTATACAAATCATACTTTAGATTTAATTGCTGAAGTTTATCCAGCCACTGTAGTCAGTTATTGGAAAGCTGTAAATGAGATTCCAATGAATGCCGGTGACCAGCACAGAGTTATGGCTTTAGATATTAATAACCTTGCTTTAAATGGTGTCAAAGCTATAATAAATCTAATGGAAGAAGATCAATGGATAATGCTTTCATTGACTGGAGTAGGCAGGAATCATAACTGGTCAGAAGAGGACTTTACTGAATTAGTCGATTATATTGCAGAGAGAGATTTTGTTGCTGTAAATCGGCCTGATGCTGAATAG
- a CDS encoding glycosyltransferase yields MKDKLDSYKDKLVSYKNKLTSYRFIKIFLLLIGIRIENQVPTDYRPEVTVLIPAYNEEDWIGATVKSVLDQTYPVKEIIVVDDSSSDRTGEIAGSFSGVRVLRTPVQTGMKAKAQKYGLKFVETELLVMLDADTVLKEDAIEKIVPATYDDNTFSACGFVIPQDIGSIWESVRLVQYLFGIGFFKNTQNFWGTLFVVSGCFSIYKTELLKSIDIPEDSIAEDLALTFQAQLEGYRVKFIKDAVSYPKDPDNWLTYRNQIRRWYRGFFQCLKMYKGDLLSKNKKLLALTTVHLLSNFLWIFLVVGFITMTIQGSTGIYLYQAIFYFLLFDFSFTVFMVLKGAIKYKRIRPALAGIPFYWLSLIIDNVIFIESGYIELYRNNKLVVWHKGH; encoded by the coding sequence ATGAAAGATAAATTGGATTCATATAAAGATAAACTGGTCTCATATAAAAACAAATTGACTTCATATAGATTTATCAAGATCTTTCTGCTATTAATAGGCATCAGAATTGAAAATCAGGTGCCTACTGATTACAGGCCAGAAGTTACTGTCTTGATACCGGCTTATAATGAAGAGGACTGGATTGGAGCTACTGTTAAAAGTGTTCTTGATCAGACCTATCCTGTTAAAGAGATAATAGTCGTTGATGATTCTTCATCTGATAGAACTGGAGAGATCGCCGGAAGTTTCTCCGGTGTAAGAGTTCTGAGAACCCCTGTACAGACTGGAATGAAAGCAAAGGCACAGAAATATGGCTTAAAATTTGTAGAGACTGAGCTTTTAGTAATGCTGGATGCAGATACTGTTTTAAAAGAAGACGCCATTGAAAAGATAGTGCCGGCAACCTATGATGACAATACCTTTTCAGCCTGCGGCTTTGTCATTCCCCAGGATATAGGTAGTATCTGGGAATCAGTTAGACTTGTCCAGTACCTCTTTGGTATCGGCTTCTTTAAGAATACTCAGAATTTCTGGGGCACACTCTTTGTAGTTTCCGGCTGTTTTTCTATCTATAAGACTGAGTTACTAAAATCAATTGATATCCCGGAAGATTCAATAGCTGAGGATTTAGCCTTAACTTTCCAGGCCCAGCTAGAGGGCTATAGAGTAAAATTTATTAAAGATGCAGTCAGTTATCCTAAAGATCCTGACAACTGGTTGACTTATAGAAATCAGATCAGGCGCTGGTACAGAGGCTTCTTTCAATGTTTGAAAATGTATAAAGGCGATCTCTTGTCTAAAAACAAAAAACTATTAGCCTTAACAACTGTCCATCTTTTGTCCAATTTTCTCTGGATATTTTTAGTCGTAGGTTTTATAACAATGACCATTCAGGGCAGTACCGGAATTTATTTATATCAAGCAATCTTTTATTTTCTATTATTTGATTTTTCCTTTACAGTATTTATGGTTTTAAAGGGAGCTATAAAATACAAGAGAATCAGACCGGCCCTGGCTGGAATTCCCTTTTACTGGCTATCGCTAATAATCGATAATGTAATCTTTATCGAATCAGGTTATATAGAGTTATATCGGAACAATAAACTTGTCGTCTGGCATAAAGGTCATTGA
- a CDS encoding carboxypeptidase-like regulatory domain-containing protein produces MKFDRTKFAGLVALALVMIVALGACDSAGPAAEDSRLKYDVTVLVLDEQDQALQGAEVTLGQLEKSTDNDGLAEFEEVAEATYELDVEITGYTASSEDTGTVTVDQDSTEFTVVMVEGDSDSGDTGQDDSDDSNDSDQDDDDDSQDGDDSQDDDDSKDGSRSGDTESDFTWADDEDSVIARQFAAAESKQIDLGQLADGESAIVAISPLNIDPDSSAIYDGSLEVTYSDGSQSSQSTAETLSSSSQDGSQSSAQAELDSELRELEDQLLDQDLQPAADTRADVTAQDAYEIGDSRAFYNKDNEKIDATLKAIGDEVLIYLEDGYQLETETLEEMAAAYDDNIYPTVMDHFGFHAKTEYDWDGNGRTIIFIEDMGGSSQNGMIMGYFHSKDYFSNNELNDKYISNEADMFYINYQAVKEAESRTGFTMDNVLQTVAHEFQHLVFFVNKRNAGRKGTDTWINEGFSMLAEYLTGYRDYNGDLRINSFYFSEPEQTSTMYWDQNSSDYGASALIGYYLYEKLGSGIIEDIQTSSNPASQVISDKYIDFPGLMLGWMLSNYIDGENLDKFSYSGFDLDARPALAATIDGSFSGSFSVKSTAVKYFKIEGTGAEVSLQVDNLNEDTGIIIFND; encoded by the coding sequence ATGAAGTTCGATAGGACTAAGTTTGCTGGACTGGTGGCCCTGGCTCTGGTTATGATAGTGGCGTTAGGGGCATGCGATTCAGCAGGGCCTGCAGCTGAAGATAGCAGGCTTAAATATGATGTGACGGTTTTAGTTCTCGATGAACAGGATCAAGCTCTGCAGGGTGCTGAAGTGACCCTGGGTCAGCTGGAAAAAAGTACTGATAATGATGGCCTGGCGGAGTTTGAAGAAGTTGCTGAGGCTACTTATGAACTTGATGTTGAAATTACAGGCTATACAGCTAGCAGCGAAGATACTGGAACAGTAACTGTTGACCAGGATTCGACTGAATTTACTGTGGTAATGGTTGAAGGCGATAGTGATAGCGGTGACACAGGTCAGGACGATAGTGATGACAGTAACGATTCAGATCAGGACGATGATGACGACAGCCAGGATGGTGATGATAGCCAGGACGATGATGACAGCAAAGACGGCTCCAGGTCTGGCGATACAGAGTCTGATTTCACCTGGGCTGATGATGAAGATAGCGTAATAGCCAGGCAGTTTGCTGCAGCTGAGAGCAAGCAGATTGATTTAGGCCAGCTGGCCGATGGCGAATCAGCAATAGTTGCAATTAGCCCATTAAACATAGATCCAGATAGCTCAGCTATCTATGATGGCAGTCTGGAGGTTACATATTCTGACGGCTCTCAGTCGAGTCAGTCGACAGCAGAAACCCTTAGTTCCAGCAGTCAGGATGGCAGTCAGAGTTCAGCCCAGGCAGAATTGGATTCTGAGCTAAGAGAGCTGGAGGATCAACTTCTGGACCAGGATTTACAGCCGGCAGCTGATACTAGAGCTGATGTGACTGCCCAGGACGCTTATGAAATCGGAGATAGCAGAGCTTTTTACAATAAAGATAATGAAAAAATAGATGCAACCTTAAAAGCCATTGGCGATGAAGTTTTGATCTACCTTGAAGATGGTTATCAGCTGGAAACGGAGACCCTGGAAGAGATGGCGGCTGCCTATGATGACAATATTTATCCAACGGTGATGGATCATTTTGGCTTCCATGCCAAGACCGAATACGACTGGGACGGCAATGGCAGGACGATAATTTTTATTGAAGATATGGGCGGTTCGTCACAGAACGGAATGATTATGGGCTATTTCCACTCGAAAGATTATTTTAGTAATAACGAGTTAAATGACAAATATATATCCAATGAAGCCGATATGTTCTACATAAATTATCAGGCAGTCAAAGAGGCTGAAAGCAGAACCGGCTTTACGATGGACAACGTCCTGCAGACAGTTGCCCATGAGTTCCAGCATTTAGTCTTCTTTGTAAATAAAAGAAATGCCGGCAGAAAAGGAACCGATACCTGGATCAATGAGGGCTTTTCGATGCTGGCTGAATACCTGACCGGTTACCGGGATTATAATGGTGACCTCAGGATAAACAGCTTTTATTTCTCGGAGCCTGAACAGACCTCAACTATGTACTGGGATCAAAATTCAAGCGATTATGGCGCCAGCGCTTTAATAGGCTATTATCTATATGAAAAATTAGGTTCAGGGATCATTGAAGATATCCAGACCAGCAGTAATCCTGCCAGCCAGGTAATTTCTGATAAATATATTGATTTTCCCGGCCTGATGCTTGGCTGGATGCTCAGTAATTATATAGATGGCGAAAATCTTGATAAATTTAGCTATTCAGGCTTTGACCTTGATGCCCGGCCGGCCCTGGCGGCTACAATCGATGGTTCATTTTCAGGCAGTTTTAGCGTTAAATCGACAGCTGTTAAATATTTCAAGATAGAAGGCACTGGTGCAGAAGTCAGTTTGCAGGTCGATAATCTGAACGAAGATACCGGGATTATTATTTTCAATGACTAG
- a CDS encoding ABC transporter substrate-binding protein, whose amino-acid sequence MKRKMIKYLFVLVAILLMFSITGCDINGLNGDIENATLTGNPVVYNDNDEEFHDTYSLLVLEKDGEEIERQFIDFDKSVFEFDGLEEGEYNLKVYYTSENVIEKDILIDDDSLNLGQIEIEPDDIPVEEMNGTFVLSFDTDEEFVNDENIRLAIAHAINRGEIKQIFVDNINSPGEWIYDVKLANRLSPPVVVGYDEDQKINLEFDIGKANEYMNNTNYDEEITLDFYHFDDDIYSQVVENIKSELEDVTGLTINPIPVEDSEIIDDKKSFYPIALNFMRSPLRNYNIDLTDEMKDLRYDAGLNIDNPVVFNEKILEYEELIIEEARIIPVFYRASYPDE is encoded by the coding sequence ATGAAAAGAAAAATGATTAAATATTTATTTGTGCTGGTTGCTATATTATTGATGTTTAGTATAACTGGCTGTGATATAAATGGATTAAATGGTGATATTGAAAATGCAACTTTAACTGGTAACCCTGTGGTTTATAATGATAATGATGAAGAATTTCATGATACTTATTCCTTATTAGTCCTTGAAAAAGATGGTGAAGAAATAGAAAGGCAGTTTATAGATTTTGATAAATCCGTATTTGAGTTTGATGGTTTAGAGGAAGGTGAATATAACTTAAAGGTATATTATACAAGTGAAAATGTTATTGAGAAAGATATTTTAATAGATGATGATTCATTAAATTTAGGACAAATAGAAATAGAGCCTGATGATATCCCTGTTGAAGAAATGAATGGAACTTTTGTATTATCATTTGATACTGATGAAGAGTTTGTAAACGATGAAAATATTCGATTAGCAATTGCCCATGCTATTAATAGAGGAGAAATTAAACAAATTTTTGTGGATAATATTAATTCTCCAGGTGAGTGGATATATGATGTAAAACTAGCTAATAGACTAAGTCCACCAGTAGTTGTCGGATATGATGAAGACCAAAAGATAAATTTAGAATTTGATATTGGTAAGGCAAATGAATATATGAATAATACTAATTATGATGAAGAAATTACTTTAGATTTTTATCATTTTGATGATGATATATATTCTCAAGTTGTAGAAAATATAAAAAGTGAATTAGAAGATGTAACAGGTCTGACTATTAATCCAATTCCAGTAGAAGATTCCGAGATAATTGATGATAAAAAGTCATTTTATCCTATAGCATTAAATTTCATGAGATCTCCATTAAGAAATTATAATATTGATTTAACAGATGAAATGAAAGATTTACGTTATGATGCCGGGCTGAATATAGATAATCCAGTGGTTTTTAATGAAAAGATATTAGAATATGAAGAATTGATAATCGAAGAAGCACGAATAATTCCAGTATTCTATAGGGCCAGTTACCCTGATGAGTAA